A section of the Harmonia axyridis chromosome 2, icHarAxyr1.1, whole genome shotgun sequence genome encodes:
- the LOC123673904 gene encoding septin-7 translates to MSANNVNSVPTTQPTATIKSRPNIMPSSYMYTSSSALLNRNTDQKPTPPPTLPKYTSSFNAGSGLNRDRDKDSIGGSYRLSSLDRLAMRQKFMDQQSPTSGSTPNGTANGTNGSEINSNSAMQSKREMFFNNAAADTNKDSNRISSKVPPVENKPPEPPIKPSSPESAKDENSKESTPEIVKERPKPKELDGYVGFANLPNQVYRKAVKKGFEFTLMVVGESGLGKSTLINSMFLTDIYNSTDYPGPTQRLKKTVAVETTRVMLKENGVNLLLTVVDTPGFGDAVDNSNCWVPIIEYIESKYEDYLNCEARVTRKQSPDMRIHCCLYFIQPSGHGLKSLDIEFMKRLCDKVNIIPIIAKADTLTAEECTLFKKQILNEIALHKIKIYEFPDSLEDEDDHKLNKSLKDRVPFAVVGSNAVVEIDGKKLRGRKYPWGIAEVENLEHCDFIALRNMVIRTHLQDLKDVTNNVHYENYRCRKLAGLGVDGKTNRILNKNPLAQMDEEKREHDLKMKKMEAEMEQVFEMKVREKKQKLKDSEIELTRRHEATKKQLDQQTKELEEKRRQFEMEKEAWEKDNQVTIDELRRRSLEGSRETVDGKKKKKGLF, encoded by the coding sequence ATGAGTGCCAATAATGTGAATAGTGTCCCCACAACTCAACCGACTGCTACAATTAAATCTCGACCTAACATTATGCCGAGCAGTTATATGTATACTTCAAGTAGTGCTCTTTTGAATAGGAATACAGACCAAAAGCCGACTCCACCTCCCACACTACCAAAATATACTTCTAGTTTTAATGCCGGAAGTGGTCTGAATCGAGACAGGGACAAGGATAGTATTGGAGGTTCGTATCGTCTCTCCAGTCTTGATCGTTTAGCAATGAGACAGAAATTTATGGACCAACAAAGTCCAACTTCAGGCTCAACACCAAATGGTACAGCTAATGGAACCAATGGCagtgaaatcaactcaaattctgCAATGCAAAGTAAACGAGAAATGTTCTTCAACAATGCTGCAGCAGACACCAATAAAGATTCCAATCGAATCAGTAGTAAAGTTCCTCCTGTGGAGAATAAACCTCCAGAACCTCCAATTAAACCTTCAAGTCCAGAATCAGCCAAAGATGAAAATAGCAAAGAATCCACTCCAGAAATAGTTAAAGAAAGGCCCAAACCAAAAGAATTGGATGGTTATGTAGGATTTGCTAACTTACCAAATCAGGTTTACCGAAAGgcagtaaaaaaaggttttgaaTTCACATTGATGGTAGTCGGTGAATCAGGATTAGGAAAATCAACATTGATAAACTCTATGTTTTTAACAGATATATACAATTCAACTGATTATCCTGGACCAACTCAAAGGCTCAAAAAAACAGTGGCTGTTGAAACTACAAGAGTTATGTTGAAGGAAAATGGTGTTAATTTGCTACTAACAGTAGTTGACACACCTGGATTTGGTGATGCTGTAGATAATAGTAATTGCTGGGTTCCTATAATAGAATATATTGAATCAAAGTACGAGGATTATCTGAATTGTGAGGCAAGAGTGACAAGAAAGCAGAGTCCCGATATGAGGATACACTGCtgtttatatttcattcaaccaTCTGGCCATGGGCTCAAATCATTGgacattgaatttatgaaacgATTATGTGATAAAGTTAACATTATTCCTATTATTGCGAAAGCAGATACCTTGACCGCTGAAGAATGTAccttattcaaaaaacaaattttgaatgaaattgctttgcacaaaattaaaatatatgaatttccTGATTCACTTGAAGATGAAGATGATCATAAACTCAACAAATCTTTAAAAGATAGGGTTCCTTTTGCTGTCGTTGGTTCCAATGCAGTAGTTGAAATCGATGGCAAGAAACTGAGAGGAAGAAAGTATCCATGGGGTATCGCAGAAGTGGAGAATCTCGAACATTGTGATTTTATTGCTCTGAGAAATATGGTGATCAGGACACATTTACAAGACTTGAAAGATGTTACAAATAATGTTCATTACGAGAATTATAGATGTAGGAAGTTAGCCGGGTTAGGTGTTGATGGCAAAACCAACAGGATATTGAACAAAAACCCACTTGCTCAAATGGACGAGGAGAAAAGAGAACACGATCTGAAGATGAAAAAGATGGAAGCTGAGATGGAACAGGTGTTTGAGATGAAAGTGAGAGAGAAAAAACAGAAACTTAAAGACAGTGAAATTGAACTAACAAGAAGACATGAGGCCACCAAGAAGCAGCTAGATCAGCAAACTAAGGAACTAGAAGAGAAAAGGAGACAATTCGAGATGGAAAAAGAAGCATGGGAGAAGGATAATCAAGTGACAATTGATGAATTACGAAGGAGATCCTTGGAAGGAAGCAGAGAAACTGTTGACggtaaaaagaaaaagaaaggtCTCTTTTAG